Below is a genomic region from Anaerobaca lacustris.
TTAGCTCGCCTCTAAACCCACGGCCTCTGGCCGTGTGACCCAAAGAGCTTCGAGCGGTCCGTGGTATATCGTATCGCAAGAAGACATGGTAGGCTCTCCTTCCAGGAAGGCCCCACGGGGCAGGAAGGAGAACCGAACCATGCATGAATGGCAAAGCCTGTCCCACGTTCGGTGGGAGTGTAAGTATCACGTGGTGATTATACCAAAGTACCGGCGAAAAGTACTGTATGGCAAGGTCCGACATCAAATTGGGCGGATCCTGCGAGAGTTGTGCCAACAGAGAGGCGTCGAACTGCTGGAAGGGCATTGTATGCCCGACCACATCCACATGTGCCTGAGCATCCCGCCGAAGTACAGTGTGGCCCATACGGTGGGATTTCTCAAGGGCAAGAGTGCCGTGCGCATTCACCGGGAACTGTTGTATGAGCGACGGATGACCGGGCTTCATTTCTGGGCTACCGGCTACTGTGTGAGCACGGTGGGCTTGGATGAGCAGCGGATTCGCCAGTACATTCGTGAGCAGGAGAAACTGGAGTCCGGGCAAGGCGAACTGGACCTGAAGTAGAACGTGCGTTGTGTGGCCCCAGCGGGGCCTTCCTCCTGTGGCCGCCCCCAAGGGGGGCTTCGCGACGCGCTCGGCCCGCTCGGGCGGGCCTTCCTAATGCCACGCCCTATGGGCGTGGTTGATTACT
It encodes:
- the tnpA gene encoding IS200/IS605 family transposase, which gives rise to MHEWQSLSHVRWECKYHVVIIPKYRRKVLYGKVRHQIGRILRELCQQRGVELLEGHCMPDHIHMCLSIPPKYSVAHTVGFLKGKSAVRIHRELLYERRMTGLHFWATGYCVSTVGLDEQRIRQYIREQEKLESGQGELDLK